CAGCTGAGGCAATGGGCCATAACAGGCCTGCGGACAGGACCGTGCCGGACAGATCATTCATCATCATACCCAGGAGCAGCAAAATTATGTTGAGCATGAACAGGGTCACGGCCTGGTTCGGGGAGTTGGCCACCACCCAGGCCCCCAGCTCATCCGTGATCCCTTCCAGGATCAAAATCTTGCTGGTGGTTTCCGTGAAATAGAACATCAGGGTCACGGCCCCGCTGATGACCGCCGTGCTGATGGCGGCAATCTTGATCTCCTGCCAGGTCAGCGCCCGGTAGTAGAATCCCAACGCCAGCACATAAAACACCCCGATCAGCGCCACTTCCGTGGGCGTGATCAACCCTGAATACAAGGAGCCGAAAATAAAAAACGGCAGCAGCAGCACCGGTATGCAGTGAATCCCGGCTTTGGTGATATGCGTCATCTGTTCGCCGAAAGAATCAAATTTTTCTTCCGGTACAATGGGCATTTTCCGCACGGCCCAGGCATTGAGAAAGCAGTACATGATCACAATGAGAATGGCCGGGCCCAGGGTGGCGAACCACACCCCTAAAATAGAAGATCCCGTGATAATGGCGTAAAAAATCATGGGTACGCTGGGGGGCACCAGCTGGCCTAAAATACCGGAACATGCCACCAGAGCTGTGGCATGGCCCCGGTGATACCCTTTGGCCACCAGGCGCGGAATCATGACCGTGCCGATGCAGGCGATGGCGGCCGAATCCGTGCCGGAAATAGAACTGAACAACGCCGTGGTCACCACGGTGACGGCGCCCAGGGCACTGCGGAACCGGGTCATCAGCAGATTGACAAAGTCGATAAGCCGCTTGGCCAGCCCGGTGGCATCCAAAAGCGTGCCGAACAGGATGAACAACGGCACAGCAAACAAGATGACCGAATCCACTTTTTTATAAGTGACTTCAATGAGATACCCGGCATCCTGCCCGAAAAAATACAGCAGCATGACCGTGAGCACCCCGAAAGCCATGGCCACGGGCACACCGATGACAATGAGCACCAGGCAGACGGCAAAACCGATCAGAACAAATTCCATGGGATTCCTCTATATTCGATATTCTGGAGCAGGACGGGTCTGTTTTTCAAACCGGTCATGCATTGTTTTTAAAATCATTCCAGCAGTCCACTGCTTCCCACAGAAAATAGATCACCATGAGAATGCCGCCCACAAAAAAAGAAGACTGGAAAATCACCTTGGGCACGGGATAGGCCTGGGTGACTTCTCCCACGGACACGCTGTAGACGCACAAATCCCAGCTCCATTTGGTGAAGATCATAGACATGCCCGCAGAAACCAGGGCGCTCACCAGCCGGCACATATTTCTGACCCGGGGGGATTTGGCAAATACGTTCACAAATTCCGCCTTGATATGGGTGCGGTCATAGGAAGCCAGGGCCGCGCCGATGGCATAGAGCCACACGGATGCAAATCCGATGAAATCCGAGAGCCCGAAAATGGACTGTTTCAGAAAAAACCGGACCAGCAGCTCAAACAGCATGGCCACCACCAGTACCAAAAACAGATAAAACAGAAAAAACCGCTGAATCTTAACCAGAATCAGTCCGGCCCGGTGAATGGGATTGGAGGCGTTCATGGTATCATGTGTCATTTTTGGATCTCATACAGGTGCCGTTAAAAAAACGCTGCCGCCCGAAAACCAGTTGCGGGCGGCAGCACAAAATTAATCATACCGGACTATTGGTTGACTTCTTCCAGCAGTTTTTCGATATTTTCCTTGCCGACGATCTCTTCATAGCTGTCCCAGCATTCCAGGCAGTTTTCTTTCCATGCCGCCATTTCCTCGTCCGTGGGAACCACAATCTGCCAACCGGCCTCGACCAGCTTGGCCTGGTTGTCCAGTTCTTCTTTTTCCACCAGATCCAGATGTTTGTCGATGACTTTTTCCACTTCCTCGGTAATGATGGTCTGATAGGCTTCCGGCAGTTTCTGCCATTTGTCCAGGTTGAATGTGACATGCCAGGTTTCCGGACTGTCATAGGTCACGACCATGACTTTGGCCACATCCCGGAACAGGTCATACATGTACACGGCCCCGGAACCCACCCAGCCGTCCACCAGGCCCGTGGCCACGGCGGTCGGGGCTTCGGCCCAGGGAATGGTTACCGGAGAGAACCCCATTTTATCCACAAAGCAGCGATAAGTATCAATGGGCGGCACCCGGATTTTCAAACCCTTG
Above is a window of Desulfotignum balticum DSM 7044 DNA encoding:
- a CDS encoding TRAP transporter large permease, with product MEFVLIGFAVCLVLIVIGVPVAMAFGVLTVMLLYFFGQDAGYLIEVTYKKVDSVILFAVPLFILFGTLLDATGLAKRLIDFVNLLMTRFRSALGAVTVVTTALFSSISGTDSAAIACIGTVMIPRLVAKGYHRGHATALVACSGILGQLVPPSVPMIFYAIITGSSILGVWFATLGPAILIVIMYCFLNAWAVRKMPIVPEEKFDSFGEQMTHITKAGIHCIPVLLLPFFIFGSLYSGLITPTEVALIGVFYVLALGFYYRALTWQEIKIAAISTAVISGAVTLMFYFTETTSKILILEGITDELGAWVVANSPNQAVTLFMLNIILLLLGMMMNDLSGTVLSAGLLWPIASAAGVDPYHFAAITGVNLGLGTVTPPTAPMLFLAGRIGNSSAEEYIKPALVLMIAGMVPVLLITTYWPDLCLFIPKALGFIK
- a CDS encoding TRAP transporter small permease, which codes for MTHDTMNASNPIHRAGLILVKIQRFFLFYLFLVLVVAMLFELLVRFFLKQSIFGLSDFIGFASVWLYAIGAALASYDRTHIKAEFVNVFAKSPRVRNMCRLVSALVSAGMSMIFTKWSWDLCVYSVSVGEVTQAYPVPKVIFQSSFFVGGILMVIYFLWEAVDCWNDFKNNA